In the genome of Bacteroidia bacterium, the window CTGGGTAATTAATTGGTAAAACAAACCCAAACTATCCGGACGGGCAATTTGTTCCAACACCTTCATTTCGCCATTTTCTCCTTCCGACACTTGAAATGAAATTCCATCACCCGAGTTGTCCAAACTTAATACCAGGGCCCTGTCAAAACCGGATGCATAATATGCACTGGAAGCATGACACAGGTGGTGGTGATGCCTTTCTATTGGAGGACAATATCCAAAATGTTGATTAAAATATTCTTGAATTCGGTCATCAATTTCCGGCCCCCAAGTGCTTCCATGAAAAGCCAGTATAGAAATTTCGTTTATAGTTGTATCCCCCAACTTTAATACTTCCAGTACCGAAGAATAAGGCAAACGTCCAGGAGAAAATTTTATCCGGCTCATTCTTTCCTCTTCCAAAGCTGCTATTACCCTGCCTTCACTTACCAAACAGGCAGCCGAATCCTGGTAACCTTGCCTAAATCCTCCACTAATGCCGAGTATTTTCATCTTTTTCCTTGTTTTTCATTAATCATTTTTCCAAACTGGGTCCCTTTCCATTGTTGTGAACCAAGCTCCACTTGAATTATTTTCAAATCACCTGCAAACTCATTTTTTTCTCCAATATAGGTTTTTCCATGCTTATCTACGGTCAAAGAACAACCAATCATCTTTTTCCCTTCGTAAGGTCCACCTACTATGTAACCCACGCTGGTAGCACTAACCACCGGAATTTCATAGGTAGTTGCCAATTCACCCAATGGTTTTAGCCATTTATCCCGATATGGGTCTTGTTCTTCGGTTACCGAGTGATCCACCGTCCAACTCGATGGAGTTAAAATAAGCTGAGCACCCATTCGGGCTAAGGAATGTCCCAAGCAAAGGGCATCCGCATAATTATCGGCACAAATATTGAGTCCAATTTTACCCCATTCCGTGTCTACCACTTCCAATTTTTGTCCGGCTTCATAAAACGGAAATTCCACTTCCAGCAGGTTAATTTTATGATGTTTAAGCCTAATATTTCCTTTCGGGTCAATCAAAATAGCCGAGTTATAGATTTTATCTTCCGAGCGTTCCGTCAAACCCAGGCAAAGCCAAACCTGATGTTTTACAGCCAATTGGCAAAAAAAATCGCTTCGGGTTCCGGGTATGGTTTCGGCTTCTTCATACACGCTAGGATGTGTCCAGGCTAAATCCAGTGTTTCGGGCAAAATAGCCAAATCACAACCTTGAGTAACGGCTCTTTCAATCATTTCCTGGGCTCTAACCAGGTTACGTTCAGGCTCTCCACCTTCAACCAGCAATTGACAAACAGCTATTCTCATACCACTATCTAAAAGGTAAAACAAAATATTTTTCATAAACCACTTTGGTTGCAAAGCCCAAACGGGTCATAAGCCAAATTGGATATTTCAGCATTTGCAGCAAAGCAAAACTATTTGGATAATCCCAAAAATTCCGGGGAGGCAATTTCAGGTAAGAATCAAACTCTTCCCTGCTTATTCCAAGCCGTTTTATGCAGAGCGAAATAACTTTTTCATCCTCCATTACATAAGGTTTCTGAATGGATTCCAACGCATAAGTACGCTCCATTTGCCCACTTCGAATCAAGGCTGAATAGGCAATCTTCCTAAAATCGATATTAAATTTAACCCGATGTACATAAGTTATTAAGCTCCAGTACAAATCATCGTAATAGTGAGCTCCCGGATACTTCCATTCCAACTCCTTGCTTAACAAGGCATCTGCTTCCGATCGCAAATAAGGGTAATAATAAAACGGCGCAAAGGTTTTTATCCCCTTCAGCGAATAGTAGGCCATTTCCTTTACTCCTAAATTATAACCCGGATTTTCAGGCTTCCATTTCTGAAGCGGATATTTTCCAAATCGCTTGTGTAGGGCCCGCACAAAATCACCATCAAAATAAGCCCAGGCCAACGGACGTATGCCTTCGGTTCTAAAACTCTGCCCATACAAAATCGTTTTCACCCCCTCTTTACAAGCCACACCATACAACGAGGCCCCAATTCCAATATCTGTTCCATTATTAAGCAAGGGGGTCGATGCTTTTAAGTCAACCAATTTTAAGTCTTTACATTCCCTAAAGTCCGAAGTAATGGTACGCAAATCCACCCCCAAAATCCGAGCTGCCTTTAGCATATTTTCCCCTGCCACCGGATTGTCGAAACCATCATTAAAATGAACTGCCAAAGGACGTAAATTCCATTTTTTTATCGCCAAATAAAGCAAATAGGTACTATCTCTACC includes:
- a CDS encoding carbon-nitrogen hydrolase family protein, whose protein sequence is MKNILFYLLDSGMRIAVCQLLVEGGEPERNLVRAQEMIERAVTQGCDLAILPETLDLAWTHPSVYEEAETIPGTRSDFFCQLAVKHQVWLCLGLTERSEDKIYNSAILIDPKGNIRLKHHKINLLEVEFPFYEAGQKLEVVDTEWGKIGLNICADNYADALCLGHSLARMGAQLILTPSSWTVDHSVTEEQDPYRDKWLKPLGELATTYEIPVVSATSVGYIVGGPYEGKKMIGCSLTVDKHGKTYIGEKNEFAGDLKIIQVELGSQQWKGTQFGKMINEKQGKR
- a CDS encoding N-acetyl sugar amidotransferase, giving the protein GRDSTYLLYLAIKKWNLRPLAVHFNDGFDNPVAGENMLKAARILGVDLRTITSDFRECKDLKLVDLKASTPLLNNGTDIGIGASLYGVACKEGVKTILYGQSFRTEGIRPLAWAYFDGDFVRALHKRFGKYPLQKWKPENPGYNLGVKEMAYYSLKGIKTFAPFYYYPYLRSEADALLSKELEWKYPGAHYYDDLYWSLITYVHRVKFNIDFRKIAYSALIRSGQMERTYALESIQKPYVMEDEKVISLCIKRLGISREEFDSYLKLPPRNFWDYPNSFALLQMLKYPIWLMTRLGFATKVVYEKYFVLPFR